The Triticum aestivum cultivar Chinese Spring unplaced genomic scaffold, IWGSC CS RefSeq v2.1 scaffold58657, whole genome shotgun sequence genome has a window encoding:
- the LOC123176107 gene encoding vignain-like: MAREIAIILLMAVVLAAAMMVASSMDITDRDLTSEESLWALYERWSGHHNVRRDLRDKAMRFSVFKENAHMIHKFNQGDAPYKLSLNLFGDMTDEEIDHTHGRCSDLLSDGGKRRQGRFTQGAVAACNDFPMFVDWRMTGYDQRPSAVTSVKIQRGCGACWAFAAAAAVEGINSIRTRSLKSLSVQQLIDCDKGSFGCRNGRVPSAFRYIINNGGIATEADYPYIAGEHGYCLVPKRKNPVVTIGGFKWVPNNDEVALLQAVAAQPVVVLLDTKSFRRYGGGVFVGPCGTNQTHGMTVVGYGTTDEHDPKKRIDYWIIKNS, from the coding sequence ATGGCAAGAGAAATTGCAATAATACTACTCATGGCCGTTGTGCTTGCTGCCGCTATGATGGTGGCGAGCTCTATGGACATCACTGATAGAGACTTGACGTCAGAGGAGTCCCTATGGGCACTGTACGAGCGCTGGTCTGGGCATCACAATGTGAGGCGCGACCTTCGTGACAAGGCCATGCGCTTCAGCGTATTCAAGGAGAATGCTCACATGATCCACAAATTCAACCAAGGGGACGCACCCTACAAGCTGAGCCTCAACCTCTTTGGTGACATGACCGATGAAGAGATTGACCACACGCACGGTCGCTGCTCTGACCTCCTGTCAGATGGCGGGAAGCGACGCCAAGGCCGGTTCACACAGGGTGCCGTTGCAGCGTGCAACGACTTCCCAATGTTTGTAGATTGGCGGATGACAGGGTATGACCAACGCCCGTCGGCAGTGACAAGCGTGAAGATCCAGAGAGGGTGCGGAGCTTGTTGGGccttcgcggcggcggcggcagtggagggcaTCAACTCCATAAGGACCAGGAGTCTAAAGTCGTTGTCCGTGCAGCAGCTCATAGACTGTGACAAGGGAAGTTTTGGCTGTCGTAACGGCAGAGTGCCATCGGCCTTCAGGTACATTATCAACAACGGCGGCATCGCCACAGAGGCTGACTACCCATACATTGCCGGTGAGCATGGCTATTGCTTGGTGCCAAAAAGAAAGAACCCCGTCGTCACCATCGGCGGCTTCAAATGGGTGCCTAATAATGATGAGGTGGCATTGCTGCAGGCGGTGGCGGCCCAACCTGTCGTTGTGTTGCTTGACACAAAGAGCTTCCGACGTTATGGAGGAGGTGTCTTTGTGGGTCCGTGTGGGACAAATCAGACCCACGGAATGACGGTGGTGGGCTATGGCACCACCGATGAGCATGACCCCAAGAAACGCATAGATTACTGGATAATAAAAAACTCATGA